Genomic window (Accipiter gentilis chromosome 7, bAccGen1.1, whole genome shotgun sequence):
ggagcccccggagttggagggggctttggtggcacttttggaggccgtggcggttttggaggccttgggggctatggaggctatggaggctcttggggctatggaggccttgggggctatggaggctacgggggctacgggggctacgggggttgcggatatggcggctggggccgaggccacaggtacctcaacggcaactgtgggccttgctaagccccacgctgggtctggccacagatgaaggagagctccagaaaagcccctggcacatcccgacacgacgctctgtggaaggacatgccttcggcattgcttctctccagagcctgggagcctcgtgcctgctcggggcccagctctgccttcctcctgccctccttgagca
Coding sequences:
- the LOC126040916 gene encoding claw keratin-like yields the protein MSCSSLCAPSCGVAAPAPLADTCNEPCVRQCPDSTVVIQPPPSVVTFPGPILSSFPQYSVVGSAGAPGVGGGFGGTFGGRGGFGGLGGYGGYGGSWGYGGLGGYGGYGGYGGYGGCGYGGWGRGHRYLNGNCGPC